A window from Dioscorea cayenensis subsp. rotundata cultivar TDr96_F1 chromosome 10, TDr96_F1_v2_PseudoChromosome.rev07_lg8_w22 25.fasta, whole genome shotgun sequence encodes these proteins:
- the LOC120270666 gene encoding uncharacterized protein LOC120270666, whose protein sequence is MGCPMLKIAFFFHLFFSSALCISRDSQGFEQASGARTLTQEIPHNHEVHCSRERSRVAWQIIEEYLMPFVDQEEYQLPSKCRLHPDNDMFREQEQHKVHVDTNEWRCGFCKKSFRAEKFLDQHFDNRHYVLLNNTHGRCLADLCGGLHCDQMSEFKKAKKCNPAAVARNRHQCEGLADSCFPVSQGQSASHLHELFLRQFCDAHTCNGKQKPFSRGGKKQSSVFYLAICVLTLMLLPVFYLLVFLHQREMKKGIQDLKRIPKAGRKTKPS, encoded by the exons ATGGGATGCCCGATGCTGAAGATCGCCTTCTtcttccatctcttcttctcttccgcGCTCTGTATTTCTCGAGATTCTCAG GGATTTGAACAAGCCTCTGGGGCCAG AACTTTGACACAAGAAATTCCACATAATCATGAAGTGCATTGTTCTAGAGAAAGGAGTAGGGTAGCCTGGCAGATTATTGAAGAG TATTTAATGCCCTTTGTGGATCAAGAAGAATATCAACTTCCAAGCAAGTGTAGGCTTCATCCCGATAATGACATGTTCCGTGAACAAGAGCAGCACAAGGTTCATGTGGACACAAATGAATGGCGGTGTGGGTTCTGTAAGAAAAGCTTTCGTGCAGAGAAGTTTCTTGATCAGCACTTTGATAACAGACACTATGTTTTGCTAAATAAT ACTCATGGTCGATGCTTGGCGGATTTATGTGGAGGTCTCCATTGTGACCAGATGAGTGAGTTCAAGAAGGCCAAGAAATGCAATCCCGCTGCTGTTGCAAGGAATCGCCACCAATGTGAG GGACTTGCTGATAGTTGTTTTCCTGTTAGTCAAGGACAATCCGCAAGTCATCTTCATG AACTGTTCCTCCGTCAATTTTGTGATGCTCACACATGTAATGGGAAGCAAAAACCTTTCTCCAGAGGCGGCAAG AAGCAGTCAAGTGTATTTTACCTTGCAATTTGTGTGCTGACACTGATGTTGCTACCTGTATTCTATCTCTTGGTTTTCTTGCACCAAAG AGAAATGAAGAAGGGAATACAGGATTTGAAACGCATTCCAAAAGCAGGGCGCAAAACAAAACCTTCCTAG
- the LOC120270251 gene encoding LOW QUALITY PROTEIN: uncharacterized protein LOC120270251 (The sequence of the model RefSeq protein was modified relative to this genomic sequence to represent the inferred CDS: substituted 2 bases at 2 genomic stop codons) has translation MVWPTFGGWPLVHQQSGGLPVGLRRPVTGGPTIGQSPSSSISSSLPRSVFIEILRTLTQEIPHNHEVHCSRERSRVAWQIIEEYLMPFIDQEEYQLPSKCRLHPNNDMFXXQEQHKVHVDTNEWRCGLCKKSFRAEKFLDQHFDNRHYVLLNNTHGRCLADLCGALHCDQMSELKKAKKCNPAAVARNRHQCEPHLTILFLVFLHQREMKKGIQNLKHIPKAGRKTKPS, from the exons ATGGTCTGGCCGACCTTCGGCGGTTGGCCACTAGTCCACCAGCAGTCTGGTGGCCTACCGGTTGGCCTCCGACGACCAGTCACCGGTGGTCCGACCATCGGCCA ATCGCCTTCTTCTTCCATCTCGTCTTCTCTTCCGCGCTCTGTTTTTATCGAGATTCTCAG AACTTTGACACAAGAAATTCCACATAATCATGAAGTGCATTGTTCTAGAGAAAGGAGTAGGGTAGCCTGGCAGATTATTGAAGAG TATTTAATGCCTTTTATCGATCAAGAAGAGTATCAACTTCCAAGCAAGTGTAGGCTTCATCCCAATAATGACATGTTCTGATAACAAGAGCAGCACAAGGTTCATGTGGACACAAATGAATGGCGGTGTGGGCTTTGTAAGAAAAGCTTTCGTGCAGAGAAGTTTCTTGATCAGCACTTTGATAACAGACACTATGTTTTGCTAAATAAT ACTCATGGTCGATGCTTGGCGGATTTATGTGGAGCTCTCCATTGTGACCAGATGAGTGAGTTGAAGAAGGCCAAGAAATGCAATCCCGCTGCTGTTGCAAGGAATCGCCACCAATGTGAG CCACATCTTACCATCCTGTTCTTGGTTTTCTTGCACCAAAG AGAAATGAAGAAGGGAATACAGAATTTGAAACACATTCCAAAAGCAGGGCGCAAAACAAAACCTTCCTAG
- the LOC120270661 gene encoding kelch domain-containing protein 4, which yields MGKKSKKPGKGKEKTERKTAKAEEKRARRESKKVSEEDDIDAILRNIQKEEAKKKEVHIEENVPRPSPRSNCSLILNPLKESELIVYGGEFYNGKKTYVYGDLYRYDIEKNEWKSISSPNSPPPRSAHQAVAWKNYIYIFGGEFTSPNQERFHHYKDFWMLDLRTNQWEQLLQKGCPSARSGHRMVLYKHKIIVFGGFYDTLREVRYFNDLHVFDLDQFKWQEIKPRPGAMWPSPRSGFQLAVFQDEIFLYGGYSKEVATDKSGSEKGIVHSDMWSLDPRSWEWNKVKKSGMPPGPRAGFSMCVHKKRAVLFGGVVDMEVEGDVLMSLFMNELYGFQLDSHRWYPLELRKDKPTKEKSKGSKKHDASEASSLPANDTNDLDMSMANDGDDFMEDYEEVPDIQSGIKEVSNQVTKSLSLNNITSSKMSDVQGLNAITDQQSSTSSEAVKPCGRINSCVVVGRDTLYMYGGMMEVRDQEITLDDLYSLNLSKLDEWKCIIPASEPEWLEVSEEDDSEEEESDGGGDSDETDDDENDDMDSEGDGEGRLDMGDAVSFLKGEKTNLRRKEKRARIEQIRVTLGLSDSQRTPLPGEALKDFYKRTNTYWQMAAYEHTQHTGKELRKDGFDLAEARFRELKPILDELALLEAEQKAEEQEAEASSSKRGNKKKQTSKSQR from the exons ATGGGAAAGAAGTCGAAGAAGCCGGGGAAGGGGAAGGAGAAGACGGAGAGGAAGACGGCCAAGGCTGAGGAAAAGAGAGCCAGAAGAGAGAGCAAGAAGGTCTCCGAGGAGGATGACATCGATGCTATCCTT AGGAATATACAGAAGGAGGAGGCTAAGAAGAAGGAAGTTCATATTGAGGAGAATGTTCCCCGCCCTTCTCCTCGATCTAATTGTTCG CTGATCCTTAACCCACTCAAAGAATCAGAGTTGATTGTCTATGGAGGTGAATTCTACAATGGGAAAAAG ACATATGTTTATGGTGATCTTTACCGTTATGACATTGAAAAGAATGAGTGGAAGTCAATATCAAGCCCTAACAGTCCGCCTCCTCGTAGTGCTCACCAAGCTGTTGCTTGGAAGAATTACATCTATATATTTG GTGGTGAATTTACTTCTCCAAATCAAGAGAGGTTCCATCATTACAAG GATTTTTGGATGTTAGATTTGAGGACAAATCAATGGGAGCAACTACTCCAAAAAGGATGTCCAAGTGCTCGCTCAGGCCACCGCATG GTTTTGTATAagcataaaattattgtttttggtGGCTTCTATGATACTCTTAGAGAAGTGAG GTACTTTAATGATCTACATGTTTTTGATCTTGATCAATTTAAG TGGCAAGAAATAAAACCCCGACCTGGAGCAATGTGGCCAAGCCCAAGGAGTGGTTTTCAGCTAGCTGTTTTCCAGGATGAG ATATTCTTGTATGGTGGCTATTCAAAAGAGGTTGCAACAGATAAAAGTGGCTCTGAGAAAGGAATTGTTCATTCAGATATGTGGTCTCTTGATCCTCGGTCTTGGGAGTGGAACAAG GTTAAGAAAAGTGGGATGCCTCCTGGCCCACGTGCTGGGTTCTCTATGTGTGTGCACAAAAAGCGGGCAGTGCTCTTTGGTGGTGTGGTAGACATGGAGGTTGAAG GTGATGTTCTAATGAGCTTGTTCATGAATGAGCTATATGGTTTCCAATTAGATAGCCATCGTTG GTATCCTTTGGAGTTGAGGAAGGACAAGCCTACTAAAGAAAAG TCAAAGGGTTCCAAGAAACATGACGCATCAGAGGCTTCTTCTCTTCCTGCTAATGACACTAATGATTTAGATATGTCCATGGCAAATGATGGAGATGATTTCatggaggattatgaagaagttcCTGATATACAGTCTGGCATTAAGGAAGTTTCAAATCAAGTTACAAAATCTCTTAGCTTGAACAATATTACTTCATCCAAGATGTCAGATGTCCAAGGTCTTAATGCTATTACTGATCAGCAGTCATCTACTTCATCCGAG GCAGTGAAACCTTGTGGACGCATCAACTCTTGCGTGGTTGTGGGAAGAGATACACTATACATGTATGGTGGCATGATGGAAGtcagagatcaagaaattacaCTTGATGACCTATATTCTCTTAACTTGAGCAAACTAGATGAATGGAAGTGCATCATACCG gcTTCTGAACCTGAGTGGCTTGAAGTTTCTGAGGAGGATgacagtgaagaagaagaaagtgatggTGGAGGTGATAGTGATGAAACcgatgatgatgaaaatgatgatatGGAT TCCGAGGGTGATGGTGAAGGCAGATTAGACATGGGAGATGCTGTTTCGTTTTTAAAAGGGGAGAAAACAAATCTACGCAGAAAAGAAAAACGTGCCAGAATAGAGCAAATAAGAGTCACACTCGGACTTTCCGATTCCCAACGGACTCCTCTG CCTGGGGAGGCATTGAAGGACTTCTACAAAAGAACGAACACGTACTGGCAAATGGCGGCTTATGAGCATACTCAGCATACCGGAAAG GAACTCCGCAAAGATGGATTTGATTTAGCTGAAGCTCGTTTTAGGGAACTTAAGCCGATCCTCGATGAG TTGGCCTTACTAGAGGCGGAACAGAAGGCCGAAGAACAAGAGGCTGAAGCTAGCTCGTCGAAGCGaggaaataagaaaaaacaaacttCAAAATCACAAAGAtag
- the LOC120270736 gene encoding uncharacterized protein LOC120270736: MKREGRLHGKVRAHAKLLQQFNPKLKLEEVVNISGYSPVTGEHTRVISKPTNHSKYTGKCRKPRCLECHSHPVTKSRDKAKGAYKLKSCNVLMNHKLVSWRVIAGNGNGLKYSGISASEMLRQLLDDDVCDDHVNYENDENFDEFGEGHEGEEEEEEKQGGLMMMMMMMELMKMVIGSSVTLDLFWSCWMEGIGVL; encoded by the coding sequence atgaaaagagagGGCAGGTTGCATGGCAAGGTTAGAGCTCATGCCAAACTCTTGCAACAATTCAATCCAAAGCTCAAGCTTGAAGAGGTTGTTAACATCTCCGGCTATTCTCCGGTCACCGGAGAACACACCCGGGTAATCTCTAAGCCAACAAACCACTCCAAATACACCGGAAAATGCCGAAAACCCAGGTGCTTGGAATGCCACTCTCACCCTGTGACTAAGTCTAGAGACAAGGCCAAGGGTGCATATAAACTCAAGTCATGCAATGTTTTGATGAATCATAAGCTTGTTTCATGGAGAGTTATTGCTGGCAATGGAAATGGTTTGAAGTATTCAGGGATTTCAGCAAGTGAAATGTTGAGACAATTGTTAGATGATGATGTTTGTGATGATCATGTGAATTATGAGAATGATGAGAATTTTGATGAGTTTGGTGAAGGacatgaaggagaagaagaagaagaagaaaaacaaggtggtctgatgatgatgatgatgatgatggagttAATGAAGATGGTGATTGGGAGTTCTGTGACTTTGGATTTGTTTTGGAGTTGTTGGATGGAGGGGATTGGTGTGTTGTGA
- the LOC120269970 gene encoding phosphopantothenoylcysteine decarboxylase-like gives MANVETIPGNVLNDPAQQPTKPRILLAASGSVAAIKFESLCRSFLEWAEVRAVATKSSLHFVDKASLPKDVVLYTDDEEWSSWKKIGDGVLHIELRKWADIMVIAPLSANTLAKIAGGLCDNLLTCIVRAWDYSKPLFVAPAMNTFMYNNPFTKRHLEVISELGISLIPPITKRLACGDYGNGAMAEPTVIYTTVRLSFEPRSTNGGS, from the exons ATGGCTAATGTAGAAACCATTCCTGGAAATGTGTTGAATGATCCTGCCCAGCAGCCTACAAAACCACGTATCCTCTTGGCTGCTTCAGGAAGTGTTGCTGCAATCAAATTCGAAAGCCTATGCCGAAGCTTTCTAGAATGGGCAGAAGTTCGAGCAGTGGCTACCAAGTCATCTTTGCATTTTGTGGACAAAGCATCACTGCCAAAGGATGTTGTTCTTTACACAGATGATGAGGAATGGTCCAGTTGGAAAAAGATAGGAGACGGAGTGCTGCATATTGAGCTCCGGAAATGGGCAGATATAATGGTGATTGCACCTCTATCAGCCAATACTCTGGCCAAG ATTGCAGGTGGATTGTGCGACAACCTGCTGACATGTATCGTGCGAGCATGGGACTACAGCAAGCCTCTGTTTGTCGCTCCAGCCATGAACACCTTCATGTATAACAACCCTTTCACGAAACGTCATCTCGAAGTAATTTCCGAGCTCGGTATATCACTGATACCACCGATCACAAAGAGGTTGGCTTGTGGCGATTATGGAAACGGTGCCATGGCGGAACCTACGGTGATCTATACAACTGTGAGACTCTCTTTCGAGCCCCGATCAACAAATGGTGGCAGCTAA